A single window of Jiangella alkaliphila DNA harbors:
- a CDS encoding endonuclease/exonuclease/phosphatase family protein — protein sequence MPDTRILHWNIHSWRDDAGAPNVDAVGALIAETEPDVVSLVEVDEAWGGASVLASLAERFGFAWVFPPTVHHGDSAGPQGGYGNALLVRAPIRAVQQQWQLRWPPRLYDGSESSEARTVVLVKLAVGAAGLWVGSTHLPRRSAPARAAALDRLLTLVRGLDTPFLVCGDFNTPASSWVPDDGSVRLAPSSPQPSYPTSSPSEPIDYVVASPSLTVRAEILDHSGSDHLPLLATLAP from the coding sequence ATGCCGGACACCCGCATCCTGCACTGGAACATCCACTCCTGGCGCGACGACGCCGGAGCCCCGAACGTCGACGCCGTTGGAGCCCTGATCGCCGAGACCGAGCCTGACGTCGTCTCGCTGGTCGAGGTCGACGAGGCCTGGGGCGGCGCGTCGGTGCTGGCGTCGTTGGCCGAGCGGTTCGGCTTCGCCTGGGTCTTCCCGCCCACCGTCCACCACGGCGATTCCGCCGGGCCGCAGGGCGGTTACGGCAACGCGCTGCTGGTGAGGGCGCCGATCCGGGCGGTGCAGCAGCAGTGGCAGTTGCGCTGGCCGCCGCGCCTGTACGACGGGTCGGAGTCGTCGGAGGCGCGGACGGTGGTCCTGGTGAAGCTGGCGGTCGGTGCGGCCGGCCTCTGGGTGGGCAGCACCCACCTGCCCCGCCGCTCGGCCCCGGCCCGCGCCGCCGCGTTGGACCGCCTGCTCACGCTCGTGCGCGGCCTCGACACGCCCTTTCTCGTCTGCGGCGACTTCAACACCCCGGCGTCGTCCTGGGTGCCCGACGACGGCTCGGTGCGGCTGGCCCCGTCGTCGCCTCAGCCCTCCTACCCGACGTCGTCGCCGTCCGAGCCGATCGACTACGTCGTGGCGTCGCCGTCGCTGACCGTGCGCGCCGAGATCCTTGACCACTCCGGCTCCGACCACCTGCCGCTCCTCGCCACGCTCGCGCCCTGA
- a CDS encoding RNA polymerase sigma factor: MNEALLRELVPAVIGVLVRRGADFASAEDAVQEALIKALETWPDDPPRDPKAWLVAAAWRRFLDATRADAARRRREDVVEDEPAPGPASGVDDTLQLYFLCSHPSLTPSSAVALTLRAVGGLTTRQIAQAYLVPEATMAQRISRAKRTVSDVRFDQPGDVATVLRVLYLVFNEGYSGDVDLAAEAIRLTRQLAAAIDHPEVAGLLALMLLHHARRAARTAPDGSLVPLAEQDRSRWDTAAIAEGVAILQAALARDRLGEFQAQAAIAALHADAAAADETDWVQIVEWYDELVRLTGSPVVRLNRAVVVGEADGPRAGLAALAELDESLPRYAAVAAYLHERDGEPALAARLYAEAAAKAPTLAEVEHLTRQAARLNALLRG, translated from the coding sequence GTGAACGAGGCCCTGCTGCGGGAGTTGGTGCCCGCGGTGATCGGCGTCCTCGTCCGGCGCGGAGCGGACTTCGCGTCGGCCGAGGACGCCGTGCAGGAGGCGCTGATCAAGGCGCTGGAGACCTGGCCGGACGATCCGCCGCGCGACCCGAAGGCGTGGCTGGTCGCGGCCGCGTGGCGCCGGTTCCTCGACGCGACCCGGGCCGACGCCGCCCGCCGCCGGCGCGAGGACGTCGTCGAGGACGAGCCCGCGCCCGGGCCCGCGTCCGGCGTGGACGACACGCTGCAGCTCTACTTCCTGTGCAGTCACCCGTCACTGACGCCGTCGTCCGCCGTCGCGCTGACGCTTCGCGCGGTGGGCGGGCTGACGACGCGGCAGATCGCCCAGGCGTATCTGGTGCCCGAGGCGACGATGGCGCAGCGGATCAGCCGGGCCAAGCGAACGGTGTCGGACGTGCGGTTCGACCAGCCCGGCGACGTCGCGACCGTGCTGCGGGTCCTCTACCTGGTGTTCAACGAGGGCTACTCCGGCGACGTCGACCTCGCCGCCGAGGCGATCAGGCTCACCCGGCAGCTCGCGGCCGCGATCGATCACCCGGAGGTGGCCGGGCTGCTCGCGCTCATGCTGCTGCACCACGCCCGGCGGGCGGCCCGGACCGCGCCCGACGGCAGCCTGGTGCCGCTGGCCGAGCAGGACCGGTCCCGGTGGGATACCGCGGCGATCGCCGAGGGCGTGGCGATCCTGCAGGCGGCGTTGGCCCGGGACCGGCTGGGCGAGTTCCAGGCGCAGGCCGCCATCGCGGCGCTGCACGCCGACGCGGCGGCGGCCGACGAGACCGACTGGGTGCAGATCGTCGAGTGGTATGACGAGCTGGTGCGGCTGACCGGCAGCCCCGTCGTCCGGCTCAACCGCGCGGTGGTCGTCGGCGAGGCGGACGGGCCGCGCGCCGGCCTGGCGGCGCTCGCGGAGCTGGACGAGTCGCTGCCCCGGTACGCGGCGGTGGCGGCGTACCTGCACGAGCGCGACGGCGAGCCGGCGCTGGCGGCCCGGCTGTACGCCGAGGCGGCCGCGAAGGCGCCGACCCTCGCGGAGGTCGAGCATCTGACCCGTCAGGCGGCCCGGCTCAACGCGTTGCTGCGTGGCTGA
- a CDS encoding YciI family protein → MAKYLLLKHYRGAPAAVNDVPMDQWTPEEISAHVQYMVDFAARIQATGEFVGEQAIAPEGTFVRFDGAGRPPVTDGPFAETKDLIAGWMVIDVDSYERAVELAGELSAAPGAGGKPIHEWLELRPLLGPLPTVTE, encoded by the coding sequence ATGGCCAAGTACCTGTTGCTCAAGCACTACCGCGGCGCCCCGGCTGCGGTGAACGACGTGCCGATGGACCAGTGGACGCCGGAGGAGATCTCGGCACACGTGCAGTACATGGTCGACTTCGCGGCGAGGATCCAGGCGACCGGTGAGTTCGTCGGCGAGCAGGCCATCGCGCCCGAGGGCACCTTCGTCCGGTTCGACGGCGCGGGGCGGCCGCCGGTCACCGACGGCCCGTTCGCCGAGACCAAGGACCTCATCGCCGGCTGGATGGTCATCGACGTCGACAGCTACGAGCGCGCCGTCGAGCTGGCCGGCGAGTTGTCCGCCGCCCCCGGCGCGGGCGGGAAGCCGATCCACGAGTGGCTCGAGCTGCGTCCACTCCTGGGCCCGCTGCCCACGGTGACCGAGTGA
- a CDS encoding TetR/AcrR family transcriptional regulator — protein sequence MAGVRDERKQRTRERVAATALRLFAERGFEAVSVAEVARVAGVTEKTVFNHFATKEDLVYSGDQRFEAQLVGAIGARPPGTPVAAAVAGFLLDLYAGFGGDPARQERQAVLARLVTASPALRARERRILARYAATLREHVARELGVDGDEDDLRPQVIAEALIAAHGVVIGAFRRATLSGAPPEAYAPRVLASAREAFGLLAGLP from the coding sequence GTGGCCGGTGTGCGCGACGAGCGCAAGCAGCGGACCCGCGAGCGCGTCGCGGCGACGGCCCTGCGGCTGTTCGCCGAGCGCGGCTTCGAGGCGGTCTCCGTCGCCGAGGTCGCGCGGGTCGCAGGGGTCACCGAGAAGACGGTGTTCAACCACTTCGCCACCAAGGAGGACCTCGTCTACAGCGGCGACCAGCGGTTCGAGGCCCAGCTCGTCGGCGCGATCGGCGCGCGGCCGCCGGGGACGCCGGTCGCCGCGGCGGTCGCCGGGTTCCTGCTGGACCTGTACGCCGGATTCGGCGGCGACCCAGCCCGGCAGGAGCGGCAGGCCGTCCTGGCCCGGCTGGTCACCGCGAGCCCGGCGCTGCGGGCCCGGGAGCGGCGGATCCTCGCCCGGTACGCCGCGACGCTGCGCGAGCACGTCGCGCGCGAGCTGGGCGTCGACGGTGACGAGGACGACCTGCGGCCGCAGGTGATCGCCGAAGCGCTGATCGCCGCGCACGGCGTCGTCATCGGGGCGTTCCGGCGGGCGACGCTGTCGGGCGCGCCGCCGGAGGCGTACGCGCCGCGGGTGCTCGCGTCCGCACGGGAGGCGTTCGGTCTGCTGGCCGGACTGCCCTGA
- a CDS encoding alpha/beta hydrolase: MPVLPELEPMVARIAHARQCPADPAQSVADRRAAIHRGMDQRATTVTLPAPPRVTSRDHTVSLADGDRLTVRSYHPGEDTDDDTAPRPGHVYVHGGGWWLGTLDHRDALCAGRAASTGAVVVSVAHRQAPEHRYPVPVEDVHATLAWTAAQAAALGVDPARLTIGGDSSGANLAGLPPALIMTAEFDVLRGDGRAYAERLAAAGVTVTLHEWPGHVHGSHDMTAVVPSARDWQAEVDAFLRTAAAGGA; encoded by the coding sequence ATGCCCGTCCTCCCCGAACTGGAGCCGATGGTGGCCCGGATCGCCCATGCCCGCCAGTGCCCGGCCGACCCCGCGCAGAGCGTCGCCGACCGCCGCGCCGCCATCCACCGCGGCATGGACCAGCGCGCCACCACCGTCACGCTGCCCGCCCCGCCGCGGGTCACCAGCCGCGACCACACCGTCTCACTGGCGGACGGCGACCGGCTCACCGTCCGCAGCTACCACCCCGGCGAGGACACCGACGACGACACCGCGCCGCGTCCCGGCCACGTCTACGTGCACGGGGGCGGCTGGTGGCTCGGCACGCTCGACCACCGTGACGCGCTCTGCGCCGGCCGGGCCGCGAGCACCGGCGCCGTCGTCGTCTCGGTCGCCCACCGCCAGGCGCCGGAGCACCGCTACCCGGTGCCGGTCGAGGACGTCCACGCCACGCTGGCCTGGACGGCGGCACAGGCGGCCGCGCTCGGCGTCGACCCGGCCCGGCTGACGATCGGCGGCGACTCGTCCGGCGCGAACCTCGCCGGCCTCCCGCCCGCGCTGATCATGACGGCCGAGTTCGACGTCCTCCGCGGGGACGGCCGCGCCTACGCCGAGCGGCTGGCCGCCGCCGGCGTCACCGTCACGCTGCACGAGTGGCCCGGCCATGTGCACGGCTCGCACGACATGACCGCCGTCGTGCCGTCCGCGCGCGACTGGCAGGCCGAGGTCGACGCGTTCCTCAGAACGGCCGCGGCCGGCGGGGCGTAG
- a CDS encoding LapA family protein → MAVFRRNGDGPEESLVELPPRAGRGRAAWIGGLVATLTLAVLVVFTLQNTADVDVAFLWVEGRAPLALALLGAGLGSAVAAALIGASLRRGTQWSAGSDRDRDRAAPPG, encoded by the coding sequence ATGGCCGTCTTCCGCCGCAATGGCGATGGCCCCGAGGAGTCGCTCGTGGAGCTGCCGCCACGCGCGGGCCGCGGCCGCGCCGCCTGGATCGGCGGCTTGGTCGCGACGCTCACCCTCGCGGTCCTGGTCGTGTTCACGCTGCAGAACACCGCCGACGTGGACGTCGCCTTCCTCTGGGTCGAGGGGCGCGCTCCGCTGGCGCTGGCCCTGCTCGGCGCCGGCCTCGGCTCGGCCGTCGCGGCGGCGCTGATCGGCGCGTCGCTCAGACGCGGAACTCAGTGGTCAGCGGGCAGCGATAGGGATCGCGACCGCGCAGCCCCACCCGGTTGA
- a CDS encoding fatty acid desaturase family protein, translating to MPSPEANSPALAGHVRPATAPARVPARVRHVSTYTELARQVRDAGLLRRRYGYYWSRIVVAVTAFAGIWVGFAFLGDSWFQLLLAAALAVVLVQFGFLGHDSAHRQIFASHRWNDWTSRVFSGLFTGLSYGWWQSKHSRHHANPNKEGADPDVGAGVLAFTPAVAQARHGLAARLTPRQGYFFFPLLLLEGLALHVASIQTITRRQPLRHRWWEASFVGLRLGGYVTVLLLVLPPGKAAAFFGVQMALFGLLLGASFAPNHIGMPIVAPDEKLDFLRRQVLMSRNIRGGLMVDFAMGGLNYQIEHHLFPSMPRPSLRRAQPLVRDYCARNLVGYTETSLFGAYRVIVGYLNRVGLRGRDPYRCPLTTEFRV from the coding sequence ATGCCCTCGCCCGAAGCAAATTCGCCGGCACTGGCCGGACACGTTCGGCCGGCAACGGCGCCGGCCCGCGTCCCGGCGCGGGTCCGCCACGTCAGCACGTACACCGAACTGGCCCGGCAGGTCCGCGACGCCGGGCTGCTGCGGCGGCGGTACGGCTACTACTGGTCCAGGATCGTCGTGGCCGTGACGGCGTTCGCGGGGATCTGGGTGGGGTTCGCGTTCCTCGGCGACTCCTGGTTCCAGCTGCTCCTCGCCGCCGCGCTCGCGGTCGTCCTGGTCCAGTTCGGCTTCCTCGGCCACGACAGCGCCCACCGCCAGATCTTCGCCTCGCACCGGTGGAACGACTGGACCTCGAGGGTCTTCTCCGGGCTGTTCACGGGGCTCAGCTACGGCTGGTGGCAGTCCAAGCACAGCCGTCACCACGCCAACCCGAACAAGGAGGGCGCCGACCCCGACGTCGGAGCCGGCGTCCTGGCGTTCACCCCCGCCGTCGCGCAGGCGCGGCACGGCCTGGCCGCCCGCCTGACGCCCCGTCAGGGCTACTTCTTCTTCCCGTTGTTGCTGCTGGAAGGGCTCGCGCTGCATGTCGCGAGCATCCAGACGATCACGCGGCGGCAGCCGCTGCGACACCGCTGGTGGGAGGCGTCGTTCGTCGGCCTCCGCCTCGGCGGGTACGTCACCGTGCTGCTGCTGGTCCTGCCGCCGGGCAAGGCCGCGGCCTTCTTCGGCGTCCAGATGGCGCTGTTCGGGCTGCTCCTCGGCGCGTCCTTCGCGCCGAACCACATCGGCATGCCCATCGTCGCGCCGGACGAGAAGCTCGACTTCCTGCGGCGTCAGGTGCTGATGTCGCGCAACATCCGCGGCGGCCTGATGGTCGACTTCGCGATGGGCGGGCTCAACTACCAGATCGAGCACCACCTGTTCCCGAGCATGCCCAGGCCCAGCCTGCGCCGGGCCCAGCCGCTCGTGCGGGACTACTGCGCCCGGAACCTGGTCGGCTACACCGAGACCAGCCTCTTCGGCGCCTACCGGGTGATCGTCGGCTACCTCAACCGGGTGGGGCTGCGCGGTCGCGATCCCTATCGCTGCCCGCTGACCACTGAGTTCCGCGTCTGA
- a CDS encoding alpha/beta fold hydrolase, which yields MQARSADGTPIAVTRTGDGPALVVVDPAGAFHGLRPVAGAIPALARRFAVHTYDRRGRGDSGDTAPFAPDRETDDLAAVIALAGGEADVYGFSSGAAVALRGAAAGLPIRRVALLEPPFVVGQPADEEFDARLRELIGRGEHAAAVEFFNRAIGVPDEWIEQLRAHPAWPGIVALAPTLLYDAELTATMTAELLAAVETPVLVLGSGGSDDYLRGAARDVASRLPAGEHRELPGDWHGVDDAVLAAQLTGWFA from the coding sequence ATGCAGGCACGATCCGCCGACGGCACGCCCATCGCCGTCACCCGCACGGGAGACGGCCCGGCGCTGGTCGTCGTCGACCCCGCCGGCGCGTTCCACGGGCTGCGGCCGGTGGCCGGCGCGATCCCGGCGCTGGCTCGGCGGTTCGCCGTCCACACCTATGACCGGCGCGGCCGCGGCGACAGCGGCGACACCGCGCCGTTCGCGCCGGACCGCGAGACCGACGACCTCGCCGCGGTGATCGCGCTGGCCGGCGGAGAGGCGGACGTCTACGGGTTCAGCTCCGGCGCCGCCGTGGCGCTGCGTGGGGCCGCCGCCGGGCTGCCGATCCGCCGGGTCGCGCTGCTCGAGCCGCCGTTCGTCGTCGGGCAGCCGGCCGACGAGGAGTTCGACGCGCGGCTGCGCGAGCTGATCGGCCGCGGCGAGCACGCGGCCGCCGTCGAGTTCTTCAACCGCGCCATCGGTGTCCCGGACGAGTGGATCGAGCAGCTGCGCGCGCACCCGGCCTGGCCCGGCATCGTCGCGCTGGCGCCGACCCTGCTCTACGACGCCGAGCTGACCGCGACGATGACGGCCGAGCTGCTGGCCGCGGTCGAGACGCCGGTGCTGGTGCTCGGCAGCGGAGGCAGCGACGACTACCTGCGCGGCGCCGCCCGCGACGTCGCGTCGCGGCTGCCCGCGGGGGAGCACCGCGAGCTCCCGGGCGACTGGCACGGCGTCGACGACGCCGTCCTCGCCGCACAGCTGACCGGCTGGTTCGCCTGA
- a CDS encoding TetR/AcrR family transcriptional regulator, translated as MERARGRGAPKEPLILDAARTVFLRRGFGAAGVDEIAAIAAISKVTLYKYFPSKEALFSAVIQRDIDAAERRSEDHLDALATTTDLPGDLRAFAREFVGTVTAPDLLRMRRLIATEAERFPDLARTWDERSRMRGLRTLRQLFGALAGRGLLAGDLDVAAEQFLWLLLAGPFNESLFAPAGTPAPRDLDAHADAAVATFLAAFGPK; from the coding sequence ATGGAGCGGGCAAGGGGTCGCGGCGCACCGAAGGAGCCACTCATCCTCGACGCCGCCCGGACGGTGTTCCTGCGCCGCGGCTTCGGCGCCGCCGGCGTCGACGAGATCGCCGCGATCGCCGCCATCTCCAAGGTGACGCTCTACAAGTACTTCCCCAGCAAGGAGGCGCTGTTCAGCGCCGTCATCCAGCGCGACATCGACGCCGCCGAGCGCCGCTCCGAGGACCACCTCGACGCGCTCGCGACGACGACCGACCTCCCCGGCGACCTGCGCGCGTTCGCGCGGGAGTTCGTCGGCACCGTCACCGCGCCGGACCTGCTGCGGATGCGCCGCCTCATCGCCACCGAGGCCGAGCGGTTCCCCGACCTCGCCCGCACTTGGGACGAGCGCAGCCGCATGCGCGGGCTGCGGACCCTGCGCCAGCTCTTCGGCGCGCTGGCCGGCCGCGGGCTGCTGGCCGGCGACCTCGACGTCGCGGCCGAGCAGTTCCTCTGGCTGCTGCTGGCGGGGCCGTTCAACGAGTCGCTGTTCGCCCCGGCCGGGACGCCCGCGCCGCGCGACCTCGACGCCCACGCCGACGCCGCCGTCGCGACGTTCCTCGCCGCATTCGGCCCGAAGTGA
- a CDS encoding SMP-30/gluconolactonase/LRE family protein: MTSPLADGAALERLYTGTEWAEGPVWLPRTRRVRWSDIPNDRILEWDAATGATTVYGTGVEYTNGRTLDLDGHVVQCSHGWRRVERDVGGVVTPIVDAVEGRRFNSPNDVVVAGDGAIWFTDPPYGIQPSGREGHPGEQEYGGCHVFRFDEASGELTAVVTDMEHPNGLAFSPDESVLYVADTGDRPGDPAERSIRAYDVTGGRCGNGRVFATVRPGAADGIRVDEEGRVWASSDGSVQVFTPGGERVAVVPVPEKVSNVCFGGDDGTELFVTASTSLYRIRTTTRSATHHRDAA, encoded by the coding sequence GTGACGAGCCCCTTGGCCGACGGCGCCGCGCTCGAGCGGCTGTACACCGGGACCGAGTGGGCCGAGGGCCCGGTCTGGCTGCCCCGCACCCGCCGGGTGCGCTGGAGCGACATCCCGAACGACCGCATCCTCGAGTGGGACGCCGCGACCGGCGCGACGACGGTCTACGGCACCGGCGTCGAGTACACCAACGGCCGCACCCTCGACCTCGACGGCCACGTCGTCCAGTGCTCGCACGGCTGGCGCCGGGTCGAGCGCGACGTCGGCGGCGTCGTCACGCCGATCGTCGACGCCGTCGAGGGGCGGCGGTTCAACTCGCCCAACGACGTGGTCGTGGCGGGTGACGGCGCGATCTGGTTCACCGACCCGCCGTACGGCATCCAGCCGAGCGGCCGCGAGGGACACCCGGGGGAGCAGGAGTACGGCGGCTGCCACGTGTTCCGCTTCGACGAGGCGAGCGGCGAGCTGACCGCCGTCGTCACCGACATGGAACACCCCAACGGGCTGGCGTTCTCGCCGGACGAGTCGGTGCTGTACGTCGCCGACACCGGCGACCGGCCGGGCGACCCGGCGGAGCGGTCGATCCGCGCCTACGACGTCACCGGCGGCCGGTGCGGGAACGGCCGGGTGTTCGCGACGGTGCGCCCGGGCGCGGCCGACGGCATCCGCGTCGACGAGGAGGGCCGGGTGTGGGCGTCCAGCGACGGCTCGGTGCAGGTGTTCACGCCCGGCGGTGAGCGGGTCGCGGTGGTGCCGGTACCGGAGAAGGTCTCGAACGTCTGCTTCGGCGGCGACGACGGCACCGAGCTGTTCGTGACCGCGAGCACCAGCCTGTACCGGATCCGCACCACGACTCGATCGGCGACGCATCACCGCGACGCCGCCTGA
- a CDS encoding TIGR03667 family PPOX class F420-dependent oxidoreductase — protein sequence MLPGLDDTAAATAQRRLGAEEEIWITTVRADGQPQTSPVGFLWDGARFTLLSRPDAAKVRNLGANPRVSLHLELDRTDDTGGGVLTVEGNAVVEPGPLAGPEADRYVAKYRATMELVGVTREEFLDGYSTVLRVTPTRARVY from the coding sequence ATGCTCCCGGGCCTGGACGACACCGCCGCCGCGACCGCCCAGCGGCGGCTCGGCGCCGAGGAGGAGATCTGGATCACGACGGTGCGCGCCGACGGGCAGCCGCAGACGTCGCCGGTCGGGTTCTTGTGGGACGGCGCCCGGTTCACCCTGCTCAGCCGCCCGGACGCGGCGAAGGTCCGCAACCTCGGCGCCAACCCGCGGGTGTCGCTGCACCTCGAGCTCGACCGCACCGACGACACCGGCGGCGGCGTGCTGACGGTCGAGGGCAACGCCGTCGTCGAGCCGGGACCGCTGGCCGGCCCGGAGGCCGACCGCTACGTCGCCAAGTACCGCGCGACGATGGAGCTCGTCGGCGTCACGCGCGAGGAGTTCCTGGACGGCTACTCCACCGTCCTGCGGGTGACGCCCACCCGCGCGCGCGTCTACTGA
- a CDS encoding MetQ/NlpA family ABC transporter substrate-binding protein — MNRRITLTLTAAGAAAVLAACGGGDTETASGDSGDPIRIGVVGSSEDYWTAFTELADEEGIDVELVNFTDYTQPNPALSQGQLDLNQFQHLQYLAAYNVANDDDLTPIGATAIYPLGLYSQQHQSLEDIPEGGEVAIPNDETNQARALLVLQDAGLITLEGGGSSTSLPSDVVEEESRVSVTPVAAEQTATALNSVDASVINNDFVADAGLEPTDALYQDQADSPGARPYINVWVARSDEVDNETFQRLVELYHSPEVEEASSQASGGTAVFTDNPSDELSEILDGIQTDLAAH, encoded by the coding sequence ATGAACCGCCGCATCACCCTGACCCTCACCGCCGCCGGAGCCGCCGCCGTCCTGGCCGCGTGCGGCGGAGGCGACACCGAGACCGCGTCCGGCGATTCCGGCGACCCGATCCGCATCGGCGTCGTCGGCTCGAGCGAGGACTACTGGACGGCCTTCACCGAGCTCGCCGACGAGGAAGGCATCGACGTCGAGCTGGTGAACTTCACCGACTACACGCAGCCCAACCCGGCGCTCTCGCAGGGCCAGCTCGACCTCAACCAGTTCCAGCACCTGCAGTACCTGGCCGCCTACAACGTCGCGAACGACGACGACCTGACGCCGATCGGCGCGACCGCGATCTACCCGCTCGGCCTGTACTCGCAGCAGCACCAGTCGCTCGAGGACATCCCCGAGGGCGGCGAGGTCGCGATCCCGAACGACGAGACCAACCAGGCCCGCGCGCTGCTCGTCCTGCAGGACGCCGGCCTGATCACGCTCGAGGGCGGCGGCAGCTCGACGTCGCTGCCGTCGGACGTCGTCGAGGAGGAGTCGCGGGTCAGCGTCACGCCGGTCGCCGCGGAGCAGACGGCGACCGCGCTCAACAGCGTCGACGCGTCGGTGATCAACAACGACTTCGTCGCCGACGCCGGCCTGGAGCCGACGGACGCCCTGTACCAGGACCAGGCCGACAGCCCGGGCGCCCGCCCGTACATCAACGTGTGGGTCGCGCGGTCCGACGAGGTCGACAACGAGACGTTCCAGCGGCTGGTCGAGCTGTACCACTCGCCGGAGGTCGAGGAGGCGTCGTCGCAGGCGTCCGGCGGCACGGCGGTGTTCACCGACAACCCGTCCGATGAGCTGTCGGAGATCCTCGACGGCATCCAGACGGACCTCGCCGCGCACTGA
- a CDS encoding methionine ABC transporter ATP-binding protein, translating to MAPLISFQDVSKVFGSGDRAVRAVDGVTLDVEAGEIFGVIGYSGAGKSTLVRLVNALETVTSGRLLVDGQDVTALREAELRRVRAGIGMVFQQFNLLNSRTVAGNVGYPLRVAGWPRERRAARVAELLDYVGIADKAKAYPRQLSGGQKQRVGIARALATEPRILLADEATSALDPDTTQDVLALLRRVNRELGVTVVVITHEMDVIRSLAHRVAVMEAGKVVEHGPVYDVFAAPRERATRRFVATTLKDRPTPEALARLRHRHPGRIITVGIREGDGGSVDVTAALRAHGVDGTIVFGGITEIDERPFGSLTLELTGPDAAIDALVADLRGRTDVDDLGNAGVAA from the coding sequence ATGGCACCCCTGATCAGCTTCCAGGACGTCAGCAAGGTCTTCGGGTCCGGCGACCGCGCCGTTCGCGCCGTCGACGGCGTGACGCTGGACGTCGAGGCCGGCGAGATCTTCGGCGTCATCGGGTACTCCGGCGCCGGCAAGAGCACGCTGGTCCGGCTGGTCAACGCGCTGGAGACGGTGACGTCCGGCCGCCTGCTGGTCGACGGGCAGGACGTCACCGCGCTGCGTGAGGCCGAGCTGCGACGCGTCCGGGCCGGCATCGGCATGGTGTTCCAGCAGTTCAACCTGCTGAACTCGCGCACCGTCGCCGGCAACGTCGGGTACCCGCTCAGGGTGGCCGGCTGGCCGCGCGAGCGGCGAGCGGCGCGGGTCGCCGAGCTGCTCGACTACGTCGGCATCGCGGACAAGGCGAAGGCCTACCCGCGCCAGCTGTCCGGCGGGCAGAAGCAGCGGGTCGGCATCGCCAGGGCGCTCGCGACGGAACCGCGGATCCTGCTCGCCGACGAGGCCACCAGCGCGCTCGACCCGGACACCACGCAGGACGTGCTCGCGCTGCTGCGCCGGGTCAACCGCGAGCTGGGCGTCACCGTCGTCGTCATCACGCACGAGATGGACGTCATCCGCTCGCTCGCGCACCGGGTCGCCGTCATGGAGGCTGGGAAGGTGGTCGAGCACGGCCCGGTCTACGACGTGTTCGCTGCGCCGCGCGAACGGGCCACCCGCCGGTTCGTCGCGACGACGCTCAAGGACCGGCCGACGCCGGAGGCGCTGGCGCGGCTGCGGCACCGGCACCCGGGCCGGATCATCACCGTCGGCATCCGCGAGGGCGACGGCGGCAGCGTCGACGTCACCGCCGCGCTGCGGGCGCACGGCGTCGACGGGACGATCGTGTTCGGCGGCATCACCGAGATCGACGAGCGCCCGTTCGGCTCGCTGACGCTGGAGCTGACCGGGCCCGACGCGGCCATCGACGCGCTGGTCGCGGACCTGCGCGGCCGCACCGACGTCGACGACCTCGGGAACGCGGGGGTGGCGGCGTGA
- a CDS encoding methionine ABC transporter permease yields MNRDWSELSPLLWESVRETLYIVGVTVGVGGVLGLVLGVLLYATRRGNLLQNVVVFTVLNVAVNIVRPIPFIIFITAVGPVTLAVVGTTIGNQAVIFAMSIMATFVTARIVEQNLVATDPGVIEAARAMGASRLRILVTVLVPEALAPLILGFTFLVIGIVDMSALAGYVGGGGLGNFAIVYGYQRFNWEVTLVTVLVIIGMVQLAQLLGNWLARKALHR; encoded by the coding sequence GTGAACCGCGACTGGTCCGAGCTGTCGCCGCTGCTGTGGGAGTCGGTGCGCGAGACGCTCTACATCGTCGGCGTGACGGTGGGGGTGGGCGGCGTGCTGGGGCTGGTGCTCGGCGTGCTGCTGTACGCGACCCGGCGCGGCAACCTGCTGCAGAACGTCGTCGTCTTCACCGTGCTGAACGTCGCGGTGAACATCGTGCGGCCGATCCCGTTCATCATCTTCATCACCGCGGTCGGGCCCGTGACGCTGGCCGTCGTCGGCACCACGATCGGCAACCAGGCGGTCATCTTCGCCATGTCGATCATGGCGACGTTCGTCACCGCCCGCATCGTCGAGCAGAACCTCGTCGCGACCGATCCGGGCGTCATCGAGGCGGCCCGGGCGATGGGCGCGTCGCGGCTGCGGATCCTGGTGACGGTGCTGGTACCGGAGGCGCTCGCGCCGCTGATCCTCGGCTTCACGTTCCTCGTCATCGGCATCGTGGACATGTCCGCGCTGGCCGGCTACGTGGGCGGCGGCGGGCTGGGCAACTTCGCCATCGTGTACGGCTACCAGCGGTTCAACTGGGAGGTCACGCTGGTCACCGTCCTGGTGATCATCGGCATGGTGCAGCTGGCGCAGCTGCTCGGGAACTGGCTCGCGCGCAAGGCGCTGCACCGATGA